One Planktothrix sp. FACHB-1365 genomic window carries:
- a CDS encoding sulfotransferase domain-containing protein, translated as MIQTRTIYFEPLPPPHFIIIGVQKGGTNSLYHYLCQHPQIVAATQKEIHFFTLNYDQGLDWYQSQFSPEAEGQQILTGEGSPYYLFHPLVPQRLYESFPETRLIVLLRNPVDRAISHYYWEVKLGYESLSLEEAIAQEAKRLQGETERICSEVNYFSFNHQHYSYLARGLYAEQLQRWMQFFPREQFLILKSEDLYSDSARVVNQVFAFLGLPDYHLSSYDKYNANTYVNANPIIRQKLEAYFLPYNQKLTQLLGGDWSWGISESSCDFQSTLSQSPQNISSTSTLLSVKSMTKVDYESAWDNYAKNWQSTSSEEVYIGDEWIGVAAGAANSLEEYESLIEQKFIAPYIQKHHQVLEIGVGGGRTAALLLNYCDRLVCADISQQLLNATQNRLGNERVSYIKLDGLTLDGIEPQSLDVCFCYDTLVHIEPRDIFNYLTRIPALLKGDRLCIFHHTNLLSELGWKKFLQDWDKNLLGKRHGTAFSLMTDTIMEKFLTHLNYEILQKDTESVPRDCVWICKAPEVL; from the coding sequence TTGATTCAAACAAGGACAATCTATTTTGAACCTCTTCCCCCACCCCATTTTATCATTATTGGGGTACAAAAAGGGGGAACTAATTCTCTGTATCATTACTTATGTCAACACCCTCAAATTGTAGCAGCAACTCAAAAAGAAATCCATTTTTTCACCTTAAATTATGATCAAGGTTTAGATTGGTATCAGTCTCAATTTTCCCCGGAGGCGGAGGGACAGCAGATCCTTACAGGTGAAGGTTCTCCTTATTACTTATTCCATCCCTTAGTTCCTCAACGGCTATATGAGTCTTTCCCTGAAACTCGATTAATTGTCTTATTAAGAAATCCCGTTGATCGAGCCATTTCCCATTACTATTGGGAAGTGAAGTTAGGATATGAATCCTTATCTTTAGAAGAGGCGATCGCACAAGAAGCTAAACGACTCCAAGGAGAAACTGAAAGAATTTGTTCAGAGGTTAATTATTTTAGTTTTAACCATCAACATTATTCGTACCTTGCGCGGGGACTTTATGCAGAACAACTGCAAAGATGGATGCAGTTTTTTCCTAGAGAACAATTCTTAATCCTCAAAAGTGAAGATTTATATTCAGATTCTGCAAGAGTTGTCAATCAAGTGTTTGCCTTTTTAGGACTCCCGGATTATCACTTATCCAGTTATGATAAATACAATGCTAATACTTATGTAAATGCTAACCCAATCATTCGTCAAAAATTAGAAGCCTATTTTCTCCCCTATAACCAAAAATTAACACAGTTACTCGGTGGAGATTGGAGTTGGGGAATCTCTGAATCTTCCTGTGATTTTCAGTCTACTTTATCACAGTCTCCTCAAAATATTAGTTCTACCTCTACCTTATTATCGGTGAAATCCATGACAAAAGTTGATTATGAATCCGCTTGGGATAATTATGCTAAAAATTGGCAAAGTACAAGCTCAGAAGAAGTTTATATTGGAGATGAATGGATTGGAGTTGCTGCTGGTGCTGCGAATTCCCTCGAAGAATATGAATCTTTAATAGAACAGAAATTTATTGCTCCCTATATTCAGAAACATCATCAAGTTTTAGAAATTGGTGTAGGAGGGGGTAGAACAGCCGCTTTATTATTGAACTATTGCGATCGTCTTGTATGTGCTGATATTTCTCAACAACTTCTGAATGCAACTCAAAATCGGCTGGGAAATGAACGAGTTTCTTATATTAAATTAGATGGCTTAACCCTAGATGGAATTGAGCCTCAGTCCTTAGATGTTTGTTTTTGCTACGACACCCTAGTCCATATTGAACCCCGAGATATTTTTAACTATTTAACTCGGATTCCCGCTTTATTAAAAGGCGATCGCTTGTGTATTTTCCACCATACCAATCTTTTAAGTGAATTAGGCTGGAAGAAATTCTTACAGGATTGGGATAAAAATTTATTAGGAAAGCGACATGGAACCGCATTTTCCTTAATGACTGATACCATAATGGAGAAATTTTTGACCCATTTAAACTATGAAATTCTTCAAAAAGATACTGAATCCGTACCCAGAGACTGTGTATGGATTTGTAAAGCTCCTGAAGTTCTGTAA
- a CDS encoding glycosyltransferase family 4 protein, which yields MKALFLHPNFPAQYRHIITALGADPNNQIVFGTKNERPEWNIPGVEKAVFNPSREASAETHQYVRVLESAVLHGQAVFRMAEQLKAKGFVPDVICGHSGWGPTLFVKEAFPNIPLLCYFEWFYHSEGSDADFDPADPLTVDDKARIRVKNTPILIDLYSCDRGISPTYWQQSQFPPELRQKISVLHDGVDTSYFQPNPGAKLVLPNLDLSGVEELITYVGRGMEPYRGFPEFIEAVAYIQERRPNCHVVVVGSERVCYGKPLPNGMSYKDYMLKKIPLDLSRIHFVGPLPYGQYLQVIQASDVHIYLTRPFVLSWSMIESLSTGCLVIGSDTAPVREVIQDGVNGLLVDFFSPKQIADRVDEVLDHPNRMAQLRVKARETALERYDLSKLLSKHLQLITEVANRSFPATIGRVEPGMVLQ from the coding sequence ATGAAAGCACTGTTTTTACACCCTAATTTTCCCGCCCAATACCGCCATATCATTACAGCTTTGGGTGCAGATCCCAATAATCAAATTGTATTTGGAACAAAAAATGAGCGTCCCGAATGGAATATCCCCGGAGTTGAAAAAGCCGTCTTTAATCCCAGTCGAGAAGCCAGTGCTGAAACCCATCAATATGTTCGGGTTTTAGAAAGTGCCGTATTACATGGACAAGCCGTATTTAGAATGGCAGAACAACTCAAAGCCAAAGGATTTGTCCCCGATGTAATTTGCGGTCATTCCGGTTGGGGGCCGACTTTATTTGTCAAAGAAGCTTTTCCGAATATCCCCTTATTGTGTTATTTTGAATGGTTTTATCATTCCGAAGGATCGGACGCTGACTTTGATCCGGCTGATCCCCTCACTGTTGATGATAAAGCTCGAATTCGGGTTAAAAATACCCCGATTTTAATTGACTTATATTCCTGTGATCGGGGTATTTCACCCACCTATTGGCAACAGTCTCAATTTCCGCCTGAACTGCGGCAAAAGATTTCTGTCCTTCATGATGGCGTTGATACCAGTTATTTTCAACCCAATCCTGGGGCAAAATTGGTCTTACCCAATTTAGATTTATCCGGCGTTGAGGAACTGATTACTTATGTCGGACGGGGGATGGAACCCTATCGAGGATTCCCTGAATTTATTGAAGCCGTAGCTTATATTCAAGAACGTAGACCTAACTGTCATGTGGTGGTGGTGGGATCGGAACGAGTTTGTTATGGTAAACCTTTACCCAATGGTATGAGCTATAAAGACTATATGCTCAAAAAAATCCCCTTGGATCTGTCTCGAATTCATTTTGTAGGGCCACTTCCCTATGGCCAATATTTACAAGTGATTCAGGCTTCAGATGTTCATATTTATTTAACACGGCCCTTTGTCCTATCCTGGTCAATGATTGAATCCCTATCAACAGGCTGTTTAGTCATTGGCTCAGATACGGCCCCCGTGCGAGAAGTGATTCAAGATGGAGTCAACGGCCTACTGGTCGATTTCTTCTCTCCCAAACAGATTGCAGATCGAGTTGATGAAGTGCTAGATCATCCAAATCGTATGGCTCAATTGCGAGTAAAAGCTCGTGAAACCGCCTTAGAACGTTATGATTTGAGCAAACTCTTATCAAAACATCTGCAATTGATTACAGAAGTAGCAAATCGTTCTTTTCCCGCAACCATCGGCCGAGTTGAACCCGGAATGGTTTTGCAATAG
- a CDS encoding glycosyltransferase — translation MDKTSSPSSILIVAGMHRSGTSLTASLLQNLGVNIGQQLVGADYGNIKGHFENINFVDFHKSIFKSHNIDEIGCVFTEEISLTEQDIETAKKLIEINQDLDTVWGWKDPRTTLFLDFWHELLPQANFIFVYRSPWEVIDSLYRRATDATLLDHPELALQMWNYYNRKILEFYQKYPEQCLLANVYTIGNQTADFIQAINHKFKLNLPCDFSNQFEPSLLVNRILATPKPLFIKAYFPEAIELYQQLEAAAYPLSSRLSTSELESLNKPLSTDWMFEDWAKLRKLEKSQSILAKDLDILLKDRDILQTDIEQWQERFQDAVERLIKTENQLGQTQLKLNGVESQSQEAITKLIQTEEELGKTQGELEGFKTQFQQAVEKLVTTEEELGKTQGKLQALDAKYQEALLGLIKAETELGHTQFELQNFNIKYEDLNIQYQDGLTKLLALEEELGKTQLKLLGSDSQFQQALNKIFSLEDELGKAQQEVSAMKSSKFWKLRNKWLGVKQRLRQFRRRFIHSIDFPLNWQLTGFTDKFLNISGWCFYTGNQPLKAIRARIGTDIFTGQYGIEREDVAELQPNYPQAQTSGFYLQIRVPQGDSLVELEAQDSTGKWTIFARYPLSVSTLGASFDVPMQWEQRQGQILFAGWCCHPTHHITQLKLICGNQWVICAHGLRRVDVGQVFPNWVGSSESGFEALIDIPSGSWQISLEAQLETGETLTYNCPQTLQVSRYGLLEKSTIKVKQISRYSAAIQKRIGERKQRLGRLLPMPWEIPAIIRQMRLMYRQTNAPLGDVLPPQGFELPQPVDAYNAWLEANQWTERSFNHLKTRLSAYSTEILPKISVVMPVYNPPIEFLEKAIQSVINQVYSNWELCIADDCSTNVQVAELLNQYAAQDSRIKVTFRTENGNISVATNSAASQATGEFIAFLDNDDELTLDALGEMALYLIQYPETDFLYSDDDKIDPEGKRFAPQFKPDWSPQLLLSYMYMGHLLVVRRSIFEQLGGFRIGFEGSQDYDFALRATEVSRHIGHLPLVLYHWRTAPGSTAVSGAAKPASFDAGKHAIQEALTRRQSPGKVYQPNWASELKIGIFSHQFPDQGPSVAIIIPTKNQLKLLQACVESIQKTTYQNYQVVIIDNESDDSKTLEYLNQINTSEKISVLKIANNGKFNFAAINNQAVEQTKSDYILFLNNDTEIINPHWLTQMMGYAQMNGVGAVGARLIYPDDRIQHAGILHGLHHGLAGHAFKLCHRQDFGYLAYSKVVRNYSAVTAACLLTPRQLFLDLGGFNQTDFAVAYNDVDYGYRLFEKGYQSVYCPDAELIHREGTSRGYKDDPKEVAKFRRQYANKIDPFYNPNLSLANEWFQIQPRRYQFKLTQKKAPVPKVLMCSNELEYTGAPLHQFEIAVKLASEGNLEPVIFCVNDGPLRYAYEQQGIRVIIREHPLANLYQLETYHEAIQGLAKELQLEQFDVVYANTLETFFMVDCAKQKAVPSVWNVHESEPWQTYFDGLGSEIATRALECFQFPYRVIFVADATRNLYQPLNSYHNFTVIHNGLDIERLVKASEQLTKSEARTGLNIAEDEIVILLLGTVCERKGQQDLIKALPLLSPQYHSKIRCFIVGDRPSLYSTKLAQLVAQLPDSLKDRLTMVSETPETAQYFLAADIFVCTSRIESYPRVIMEAMGYNLPIITTPVFGIPEQVRPEINGLFYTPNQPEELAKSLTILLENQELRQEFADNSRYVLESLNTFEEMTQSYLEIFQEAYFINPYPLAEIYSDSQSLEVLDVEVEIIQPSPEPEEKNSEPEINNPEPQIIEPQIIEPQIIEPQIAEPQAKNYWETNPTAAASQWVSNPIIAEKIHQRMSGGQTKKYWLRWLIEDYFVGQKFNNLISLGCGIGNHEILMAELGFAQTIDAFDFSAASLEIARRDAENAGVSVNFYQEDFNTFTLNPEIKYDMAFCSGSLHHVRELERFLEIVHKALHPQGYFIINEYVGANYCIYDQHQVEMINRLYQCFHKLIRSGVMENKFINPSIHQVFATDPSEAVRSELILPFIEYYFDIELFNPFGGGILHPLYPLLDHNQFLPGDPKGETIIKLLLEFEQILMEIPGGLESDFCLCVLRPKRF, via the coding sequence ATGGATAAGACTTCTTCACCCTCTTCTATTCTAATCGTTGCCGGAATGCACCGTTCAGGAACCTCTTTGACGGCTTCCTTGCTGCAAAATTTAGGCGTAAATATTGGTCAACAGTTAGTCGGTGCTGACTATGGAAATATTAAAGGTCATTTTGAAAATATTAACTTTGTAGACTTCCATAAATCGATTTTTAAAAGTCATAATATTGATGAAATTGGATGTGTTTTTACAGAGGAAATATCTCTTACAGAACAGGATATAGAAACGGCCAAAAAACTGATTGAAATTAATCAAGATCTTGATACCGTTTGGGGATGGAAAGATCCGAGAACCACATTATTTTTAGACTTTTGGCATGAATTATTGCCCCAAGCTAATTTTATTTTTGTTTATCGTTCTCCTTGGGAAGTGATTGATTCTCTCTATCGTCGGGCTACGGATGCGACTTTACTCGATCATCCCGAACTTGCCCTCCAAATGTGGAACTATTATAACCGTAAAATTTTAGAGTTTTATCAAAAATATCCTGAACAATGCCTTTTAGCTAATGTTTATACCATTGGTAATCAAACAGCAGATTTTATTCAAGCCATTAATCATAAATTTAAACTCAATTTACCCTGTGACTTTTCTAATCAATTTGAACCCTCTTTATTAGTCAATCGAATTTTAGCGACTCCTAAACCTTTATTTATTAAAGCTTATTTTCCTGAAGCGATAGAACTTTATCAACAATTAGAAGCTGCTGCGTATCCCTTAAGCAGCCGTTTAAGTACCTCAGAATTAGAAAGTTTAAATAAACCCTTATCCACTGACTGGATGTTTGAGGATTGGGCAAAACTTCGCAAGTTAGAGAAATCTCAATCCATTTTAGCCAAAGATTTAGATATTTTGCTCAAAGATCGGGATATTTTACAAACCGATATTGAACAATGGCAAGAACGATTTCAAGATGCCGTTGAACGTTTAATTAAAACCGAAAATCAACTGGGTCAAACTCAATTAAAACTCAATGGTGTAGAATCCCAATCTCAAGAAGCCATTACTAAATTAATTCAGACAGAAGAGGAATTAGGAAAAACTCAAGGAGAATTGGAAGGGTTTAAAACTCAATTTCAGCAAGCTGTAGAAAAACTGGTAACAACCGAAGAAGAACTCGGTAAAACTCAAGGGAAATTACAAGCTTTAGATGCTAAATATCAAGAAGCCTTATTGGGTTTGATTAAAGCAGAAACAGAACTTGGACATACTCAATTTGAACTGCAAAACTTTAATATTAAATATGAAGACTTAAACATTCAATATCAAGACGGACTCACCAAACTTTTAGCCTTAGAAGAAGAACTCGGTAAAACTCAACTGAAATTATTAGGGTCAGACTCTCAATTTCAACAAGCTTTAAATAAAATCTTTAGTTTAGAAGACGAACTCGGCAAAGCTCAACAAGAAGTTTCCGCCATGAAGTCTTCTAAATTCTGGAAACTTCGCAATAAATGGTTAGGTGTTAAACAACGTTTACGGCAATTTCGTCGGCGGTTTATTCATTCCATTGATTTTCCCCTAAATTGGCAATTAACCGGATTTACCGACAAATTTTTGAATATTTCCGGTTGGTGTTTTTACACCGGAAATCAACCTTTAAAAGCCATTCGTGCTAGAATTGGAACGGATATTTTTACCGGACAATATGGGATTGAACGGGAGGATGTTGCGGAGCTTCAACCCAACTATCCTCAAGCTCAAACATCAGGATTTTATTTACAAATTCGCGTCCCTCAAGGTGATTCTTTAGTTGAATTAGAAGCTCAAGATAGCACCGGAAAATGGACTATTTTTGCTCGTTATCCTTTATCCGTTTCGACGTTAGGGGCATCTTTTGATGTTCCAATGCAATGGGAACAACGACAAGGACAAATTTTATTTGCCGGATGGTGTTGTCATCCCACCCATCACATTACTCAACTGAAATTAATCTGTGGAAATCAGTGGGTAATTTGTGCCCATGGCTTACGTCGTGTCGATGTGGGGCAGGTATTTCCCAATTGGGTTGGAAGTTCAGAAAGTGGGTTTGAAGCGTTAATTGATATTCCCTCTGGAAGTTGGCAAATTAGTTTAGAAGCTCAATTAGAAACGGGAGAAACCCTCACCTATAATTGCCCTCAAACTTTACAAGTTTCTCGCTATGGATTATTAGAAAAAAGTACAATAAAAGTTAAACAAATTTCTCGCTATAGTGCCGCCATTCAAAAACGAATTGGAGAACGAAAACAACGGTTAGGTCGTTTGTTACCTATGCCTTGGGAAATTCCGGCAATTATTCGACAAATGCGCCTGATGTATCGGCAAACCAATGCCCCTCTCGGTGATGTTTTACCACCTCAAGGATTTGAACTTCCTCAACCCGTTGACGCCTATAATGCTTGGTTAGAAGCTAATCAATGGACAGAACGTAGTTTCAATCATTTAAAAACTCGATTATCCGCTTATTCTACTGAAATCTTGCCTAAAATTTCAGTGGTGATGCCTGTTTATAATCCCCCCATAGAATTTTTAGAAAAAGCAATTCAAAGTGTCATCAACCAAGTGTATTCTAATTGGGAACTGTGTATTGCGGATGATTGTAGCACTAATGTTCAAGTTGCAGAATTATTAAATCAATATGCAGCCCAAGATTCTCGAATTAAAGTAACTTTTCGCACCGAAAATGGGAATATTAGCGTCGCAACCAATAGTGCAGCAAGTCAAGCAACGGGGGAATTTATTGCATTTTTAGATAACGATGATGAATTAACCCTCGATGCTTTGGGAGAAATGGCATTATATTTAATCCAATATCCTGAAACAGATTTCCTTTATTCTGACGATGACAAAATCGACCCGGAAGGCAAACGATTTGCCCCCCAATTTAAGCCGGACTGGTCGCCTCAATTGTTACTTTCCTATATGTATATGGGGCATTTGTTAGTGGTTCGGCGGTCGATTTTTGAACAATTAGGAGGGTTTAGAATTGGATTTGAAGGGTCACAGGATTATGATTTTGCCCTGAGAGCAACAGAAGTTTCTCGCCACATTGGTCATCTCCCGTTAGTCTTATATCATTGGCGCACAGCCCCCGGTTCAACGGCTGTTTCTGGGGCGGCAAAACCAGCCAGTTTTGATGCGGGAAAACACGCTATTCAAGAAGCTTTAACTCGTCGTCAAAGTCCTGGAAAAGTTTATCAACCGAATTGGGCTAGTGAACTGAAAATCGGCATTTTTTCTCATCAATTTCCTGATCAAGGGCCATCTGTAGCAATTATTATTCCTACAAAAAATCAGCTTAAATTACTGCAAGCTTGTGTTGAATCAATTCAAAAAACAACTTATCAAAATTATCAAGTTGTTATTATTGATAATGAAAGTGATGACTCCAAAACTTTAGAGTATCTGAATCAAATCAATACTTCTGAAAAAATATCGGTTTTAAAAATAGCAAATAATGGAAAGTTCAACTTTGCTGCTATTAATAATCAAGCCGTTGAACAGACAAAAAGCGATTATATATTATTCCTGAATAATGATACTGAAATTATTAATCCCCACTGGTTAACTCAGATGATGGGTTATGCTCAAATGAACGGTGTAGGGGCAGTAGGAGCGCGATTAATTTACCCCGATGACCGCATTCAACACGCTGGAATCCTGCATGGACTTCATCATGGTTTAGCGGGTCATGCCTTTAAGTTATGCCATCGTCAAGATTTTGGGTATTTAGCTTATTCTAAAGTGGTGAGAAATTATTCGGCTGTTACGGCGGCTTGTTTATTAACACCCCGTCAATTGTTCTTAGATTTAGGAGGATTTAATCAAACGGATTTTGCCGTTGCTTACAATGATGTTGATTACGGTTATCGATTATTTGAAAAAGGTTATCAGTCGGTTTATTGTCCTGATGCTGAATTAATTCACCGAGAAGGAACCAGTCGAGGCTATAAAGATGACCCCAAAGAAGTAGCAAAATTCCGTCGTCAATATGCTAATAAAATCGACCCTTTTTATAATCCTAATTTATCCTTAGCCAATGAGTGGTTTCAAATTCAACCCCGACGCTATCAGTTTAAATTAACCCAGAAAAAAGCACCTGTTCCTAAAGTTTTAATGTGTAGTAATGAGTTGGAATATACAGGCGCACCCTTACATCAATTTGAAATTGCTGTTAAATTAGCTTCCGAAGGAAACCTAGAACCTGTTATTTTCTGTGTCAATGATGGGCCGTTACGCTATGCTTATGAACAACAGGGAATTCGAGTCATTATTCGAGAACATCCCTTAGCTAATCTTTATCAATTGGAAACCTATCATGAAGCTATCCAAGGGTTAGCAAAAGAACTACAATTAGAGCAATTTGATGTGGTTTATGCTAACACCTTAGAAACCTTTTTCATGGTAGATTGTGCGAAACAAAAGGCTGTTCCTTCTGTCTGGAATGTCCATGAAAGTGAACCTTGGCAAACTTATTTTGATGGCTTAGGTTCAGAGATTGCGACGAGAGCATTAGAGTGTTTTCAGTTTCCCTATCGGGTGATTTTTGTAGCGGATGCAACGCGAAATCTTTATCAACCTTTAAATAGTTATCACAACTTTACGGTTATTCATAATGGCTTAGATATTGAACGGTTAGTGAAAGCCTCAGAACAGTTAACAAAATCTGAAGCTCGAACTGGGTTAAACATAGCAGAAGATGAAATCGTAATTTTGTTATTGGGAACCGTTTGCGAACGCAAAGGACAACAGGATTTAATCAAAGCGTTGCCTTTATTATCTCCTCAATATCATAGCAAAATTCGCTGTTTTATTGTAGGCGATCGCCCTAGTCTTTATAGTACAAAATTAGCGCAATTAGTCGCTCAACTTCCTGATAGCTTAAAAGACCGATTAACAATGGTTTCAGAAACCCCAGAAACCGCCCAATATTTCCTGGCTGCGGATATTTTCGTTTGTACGTCTCGAATTGAAAGTTATCCGCGAGTGATTATGGAAGCTATGGGATATAACCTACCGATTATTACAACTCCGGTATTTGGAATTCCTGAACAAGTGCGTCCTGAAATTAACGGTTTATTCTACACTCCCAACCAACCGGAAGAATTAGCAAAATCTTTAACTATTCTATTAGAAAATCAGGAATTAAGACAAGAATTTGCAGACAATTCTCGCTATGTTTTAGAGTCTCTAAATACCTTTGAAGAAATGACTCAAAGCTATTTAGAAATTTTCCAAGAAGCCTATTTTATTAATCCTTATCCCCTTGCTGAAATTTATTCTGATTCTCAATCTTTAGAAGTGTTAGATGTAGAGGTGGAGATTATACAACCTTCTCCTGAACCAGAAGAAAAGAATTCTGAACCAGAAATTAATAATCCTGAACCCCAAATTATTGAACCCCAAATTATTGAACCTCAAATTATTGAACCCCAAATTGCTGAACCTCAAGCTAAAAATTATTGGGAAACTAACCCAACCGCAGCAGCAAGCCAATGGGTTTCTAATCCAATTATTGCTGAAAAAATTCATCAACGAATGTCTGGCGGTCAAACCAAGAAATATTGGTTACGGTGGTTAATTGAAGATTATTTTGTGGGTCAAAAATTTAATAATCTTATCTCATTAGGCTGTGGAATTGGCAACCATGAAATTTTAATGGCAGAATTAGGATTTGCTCAAACAATTGATGCGTTTGACTTCTCGGCTGCGTCCTTAGAAATTGCCCGACGAGATGCAGAAAATGCGGGTGTTTCTGTTAACTTTTATCAGGAAGATTTTAATACCTTTACCCTGAACCCAGAGATTAAATACGATATGGCATTTTGTTCGGGTTCTCTCCACCATGTTCGGGAATTAGAACGATTTTTAGAAATTGTTCATAAAGCGTTGCATCCCCAAGGATATTTTATTATTAATGAATATGTGGGGGCGAATTATTGTATTTACGATCAACATCAAGTTGAAATGATTAATCGTTTGTATCAATGTTTCCATAAGTTAATTCGGTCAGGAGTTATGGAAAATAAATTTATAAATCCCAGCATCCATCAAGTCTTTGCCACCGACCCCTCAGAAGCGGTTCGTTCTGAATTGATTTTACCGTTTATTGAATATTATTTTGATATTGAATTGTTTAATCCTTTTGGAGGCGGAATTCTCCATCCTTTGTATCCTTTATTAGATCATAATCAATTTTTGCCAGGTGATCCCAAAGGAGAAACGATTATTAAACTGTTGTTAGAATTTGAACAAATATTAATGGAAATTCCAGGAGGATTAGAATCAGATTTCTGTTTATGTGTATTACGTCCCAAACGCTTCTAA
- a CDS encoding methyltransferase domain-containing protein, giving the protein MTLTADTEIVDQLYIFRRFFANRYLQGNGIEVGALNHPLEVPASAHVKYVDRMSVPNLRKHYSELENADLVSVDIIDDGEFLGTLEDETQDFVIANHFIEHCQNPILTIQNLLRVIRKEGILYLAVPEKQYCFDRDRPVTSIEHLLKDYHEGPEWSRQYHYEEWVELVEKEKDETKAQWMVKQLMKQDLSIHFHVWTGKDFIDFLMTLKKQLNFPLSLEKIFDNGNELITIIKKL; this is encoded by the coding sequence ATGACACTCACTGCTGATACTGAAATCGTTGATCAACTTTATATTTTTCGGCGTTTTTTTGCCAACAGATATTTACAGGGAAATGGAATTGAAGTGGGAGCTTTAAATCATCCTCTGGAGGTTCCTGCATCGGCTCATGTTAAATATGTGGATCGCATGAGTGTTCCTAACTTAAGAAAACATTATTCTGAATTAGAAAATGCTGATTTAGTTTCTGTAGATATTATCGATGATGGTGAATTCTTAGGAACATTAGAGGATGAAACTCAAGATTTTGTGATTGCCAATCATTTTATTGAACATTGTCAAAACCCGATTCTAACGATTCAGAATTTGTTGCGAGTCATTAGAAAAGAAGGAATTCTTTATTTAGCGGTTCCTGAAAAACAATATTGTTTTGATCGAGATCGTCCGGTTACTTCGATTGAACATTTATTAAAAGATTATCACGAAGGCCCCGAATGGTCTAGGCAATATCATTATGAAGAATGGGTTGAATTGGTGGAAAAAGAAAAGGACGAAACGAAAGCGCAATGGATGGTTAAGCAATTGATGAAGCAGGATTTAAGTATCCATTTTCATGTGTGGACAGGTAAAGATTTCATTGATTTTTTAATGACGTTAAAAAAGCAGCTAAATTTTCCTTTGTCTTTAGAAAAAATTTTTGATAACGGGAATGAACTCATTACGATTATCAAAAAGTTATAA